In Candidatus Wallbacteria bacterium, one DNA window encodes the following:
- the lpdA gene encoding dihydrolipoyl dehydrogenase — MHKLAIIGAGPGGYVAALAAAKAGIPTVLIEKEQLGGTCLNFGCIPTKALIAGARLLQKMKDSTRFGINAGQVYPDFEKMQERKSLIVKNLRVGIEQLLKSYKVEVLKGEARLLQNREIIVRTAEAETAVQAENMILSTGSEPRNLPNLSADGMRVLDSSQALSLGSIPSSLIVIGGGVIGLEFAHLFAALGSQVTVVEIFKQVLPGFDSQVVRRLALVLKKQGIRVITGAGIKEVKTENGCSLLLENGEQVTGEKILLSVGRKAAVSSLADSGIELANGRVKTDETLKTNIPGIYAIGDMTSPLMLAHVASAQAEIAVRNISGHSEKFDYSVIPSCVFTSLDLAVVGKTEDELKEKQIPYKAGSFNFAASSMAQALGETEGLVKILADPDGQILGAQAMGEGSPDLIHEISLAMKNRITVHSIAEMVHAHPTLSETVKEAAADVFQAAIHKFYR; from the coding sequence ATGCATAAATTAGCGATCATCGGCGCCGGACCTGGCGGATATGTGGCGGCACTGGCTGCGGCCAAGGCAGGAATTCCGACAGTATTAATAGAAAAAGAGCAGCTGGGCGGCACCTGCCTTAACTTCGGTTGTATTCCTACCAAAGCCCTGATCGCCGGAGCAAGGCTTTTACAGAAAATGAAAGATAGCACGCGATTCGGAATCAATGCGGGACAGGTATATCCGGATTTTGAAAAAATGCAGGAACGCAAGTCGCTGATCGTCAAAAACCTCAGAGTGGGGATCGAACAGCTGCTCAAATCGTATAAAGTGGAAGTGCTGAAAGGGGAAGCGAGGCTGCTGCAGAACCGGGAGATCATTGTCAGAACAGCAGAAGCCGAAACAGCGGTCCAGGCAGAAAACATGATTCTTTCCACAGGATCTGAACCGAGAAATCTGCCCAATCTGTCTGCAGACGGGATGCGAGTGCTTGATTCTTCGCAGGCTCTTTCGCTAGGTTCGATCCCTTCCAGTCTGATCGTGATCGGTGGAGGCGTGATCGGCCTTGAGTTCGCGCATCTTTTTGCCGCGCTCGGCTCCCAGGTGACAGTTGTGGAGATCTTTAAACAAGTGCTGCCTGGATTCGATTCCCAGGTTGTCAGAAGGCTGGCACTGGTCCTGAAAAAGCAGGGGATCCGTGTAATCACAGGCGCAGGCATTAAGGAAGTAAAAACTGAAAACGGATGTTCACTGTTGTTGGAGAATGGGGAACAGGTTACAGGCGAGAAAATTCTGCTTTCAGTCGGTCGTAAGGCAGCGGTTTCTTCGCTTGCAGATTCTGGGATTGAGCTTGCGAACGGCAGGGTGAAGACTGATGAGACGCTGAAAACGAACATCCCGGGGATATACGCTATTGGAGACATGACGTCTCCATTGATGCTGGCGCATGTGGCCTCAGCCCAGGCCGAAATCGCTGTAAGAAACATTTCCGGGCACTCTGAAAAATTCGATTACAGTGTCATCCCGTCCTGTGTTTTTACCAGTCTGGACCTGGCTGTTGTCGGTAAAACAGAGGATGAACTGAAAGAAAAGCAGATACCATATAAAGCCGGCAGCTTCAATTTTGCCGCATCTTCGATGGCTCAGGCTTTAGGTGAAACCGAAGGCCTGGTCAAGATCCTGGCTGACCCTGACGGGCAGATCCTGGGAGCCCAGGCCATGGGCGAAGGCAGCCCTGACCTGATTCACGAGATCAGCCTTGCCATGAAAAACAGGATCACAGTCCACAGCATAGCCGAGATGGTCCACGCGCATCCAACGCTCAGCGAGACCGTGAAGGAAGCTGCAGCCGACGTTTTCCAGGCTGCAATCCATAAGTTTTACAGATAA